One Hyphomicrobium album genomic window carries:
- a CDS encoding J domain-containing protein, whose protein sequence is MPFDCSLEGGDIHLSPAAETSYRIVGAREEQTVTTCTRPNGAGCRTVMVHRFTVSCAGTSVDWMRIAAAMRSTSANRAWIENGQLNLVMPTGGALDSPSPCPGTQAARLDRNVVLTGDCLPWSRRAVFEHLVLPGGYAPVGELGARLMVGAAADEFEIASLAPSMTQVSMSEGEIVLAKADPDATLEPRAERPSFETALEPNLAGDDWITVVRAGPDAAPAVRADITGSRTWAWLAVTASAVVVVVLLAMRFAPLLYGRRTPAVSFSLARRDLNVANASAAVAALLQQTEAAARELKGAGPLREVLQGELGHVRERLANIEKLAAKGEQPLEKSAPQFRALVRELERISRIVDSAVASMAGTKKPTTLPRTTSEAYEVLGVNAEVSDGVLKKIVDALRMSWHPDHARDDDDRLMREDRIRQINIAWDIINGKREAA, encoded by the coding sequence ATGCCGTTCGACTGTTCGCTGGAGGGAGGCGACATCCATCTCTCCCCTGCGGCGGAGACGAGCTACCGCATCGTCGGGGCGCGTGAGGAGCAGACCGTTACCACCTGCACCCGTCCGAACGGCGCCGGCTGCCGCACGGTGATGGTGCACCGGTTCACGGTCTCCTGCGCCGGCACGTCGGTCGATTGGATGCGCATTGCCGCCGCCATGCGCAGCACCTCCGCCAACCGCGCCTGGATCGAGAACGGCCAGCTCAACCTGGTGATGCCGACGGGCGGTGCGCTCGATAGTCCGTCGCCCTGCCCTGGTACGCAGGCGGCCCGGCTCGATCGGAATGTGGTGTTGACGGGCGACTGCTTGCCGTGGTCGCGCCGCGCCGTGTTCGAGCATCTGGTGCTCCCCGGGGGGTATGCCCCGGTCGGCGAGCTTGGTGCCAGGTTGATGGTCGGCGCCGCCGCCGACGAATTCGAGATCGCGTCGCTCGCTCCGTCGATGACGCAGGTTTCCATGAGCGAAGGGGAAATCGTCCTCGCCAAGGCCGACCCGGACGCCACGCTGGAGCCGCGCGCCGAGCGCCCGTCCTTCGAGACGGCGCTCGAGCCTAATCTCGCCGGCGACGACTGGATCACCGTGGTGCGCGCCGGCCCCGATGCCGCGCCCGCCGTGCGTGCCGACATCACCGGCTCGCGTACCTGGGCGTGGCTTGCCGTCACCGCTTCCGCGGTCGTCGTCGTCGTGCTGCTCGCCATGCGCTTTGCCCCGCTTCTCTATGGGCGCCGGACGCCGGCCGTCTCGTTCAGCCTGGCACGCCGCGACCTCAACGTTGCCAACGCCTCCGCTGCGGTCGCCGCCCTTTTGCAGCAGACCGAGGCGGCGGCACGCGAGCTCAAAGGCGCAGGCCCCTTGCGCGAGGTGCTGCAGGGCGAGCTCGGCCACGTGCGCGAGCGTCTCGCCAACATCGAGAAGCTTGCGGCCAAGGGCGAGCAGCCGCTGGAGAAGTCGGCGCCGCAGTTCCGCGCGCTCGTGCGTGAATTGGAGCGTATCAGCCGCATCGTCGACAGCGCGGTCGCGAGCATGGCCGGCACCAAGAAGCCGACGACGCTGCCGCGCACCACGAGCGAGGCCTACGAGGTGCTTGGCGTCAATGCCGAGGTCAGCGATGGCGTGCTGAAGAAGATCGTCGATGCGCTGCGCATGAGCTGGCACCCCGACCATGCGCGCGACGACGACGACCGGCTGATGCGCGAGGATCGCATCCGCCAGATCAACATCGCCTGGGATATCATCAACGGGAAGCGCGAGGCCGCCTGA
- a CDS encoding bactofilin family protein yields the protein MVFQRKSEPKTLTVVPADVTALSPHAGSGVRMAESVIGKDMSIEGQSITVRCKGSLRVNGAIAADLHCTELVVGEEAVVNGSIAADTVRVFGQVQGAILGAHVVLHPSAQVEGDIHSQSLTIEQGASFDGRSRKVTNAAEVAPQLENPETQAHAYG from the coding sequence ATGGTGTTTCAGCGTAAGAGCGAGCCGAAGACCCTCACCGTCGTTCCAGCCGATGTCACAGCACTATCCCCCCACGCCGGTTCGGGCGTGAGGATGGCGGAATCCGTCATCGGCAAGGATATGTCCATCGAGGGGCAGTCTATCACCGTGCGCTGTAAGGGGTCGCTGCGCGTCAACGGCGCGATTGCCGCCGATCTGCACTGCACCGAGCTTGTCGTTGGCGAGGAAGCCGTCGTGAACGGCTCGATTGCCGCCGACACCGTGCGCGTGTTCGGCCAGGTGCAGGGGGCCATTCTCGGTGCCCACGTGGTCCTGCATCCAAGCGCCCAGGTGGAGGGCGACATCCACAGCCAGTCGCTGACCATCGAGCAGGGCGCCAGCTTCGACGGCCGCTCACGCAAGGTGACCAACGCCGCCGAGGTCGCACCGCAGCTCGAGAACCCCGAGACGCAGGCCCACGCCTACGGCTGA
- a CDS encoding protein-L-isoaspartate(D-aspartate) O-methyltransferase — translation MNRRLHASLAQISAGPGRRRLRRSLLPPLLLALSLIGPPGMTSAHDFRADERQRMIDEIVHIARSAGEVGRPVLDDRVIAAMAKVPRHEFVPPEHRHAAYRNRPLPIGEGQTISQPYIVALMTDLLRLEGGEKVLEIGTGCGYQAAVLAEIAGDVHTIEIVDRLADQAARTLKRLKYRNVQTRTGDGYGGWPEAAPFDAIIVTAAPDHVPPALIAQLKPGGRLVIPVGTLFQELMVVQKKADGTTINEQIVPVRFVPLTRETD, via the coding sequence ATGAATCGGCGATTGCATGCGTCGCTGGCGCAAATTTCTGCCGGGCCGGGCAGGCGGCGCTTGCGGCGCTCGCTGCTGCCGCCTCTACTGCTGGCACTGTCGCTGATCGGGCCCCCCGGCATGACTTCCGCGCATGATTTCCGCGCCGACGAGCGCCAACGCATGATCGACGAGATCGTGCATATCGCCCGTTCGGCCGGGGAAGTCGGACGGCCGGTGCTCGACGACCGCGTCATCGCCGCGATGGCGAAGGTGCCGCGCCACGAGTTCGTGCCCCCCGAGCATCGTCACGCCGCCTACCGCAACCGGCCGCTGCCTATCGGCGAGGGGCAGACCATCTCGCAACCCTACATCGTGGCGCTGATGACCGATCTGCTCCGGCTCGAAGGCGGCGAGAAGGTTCTGGAGATCGGCACCGGCTGCGGCTACCAGGCGGCGGTCCTCGCCGAGATCGCGGGCGACGTCCACACCATCGAGATCGTCGACCGCCTCGCCGACCAGGCGGCCCGCACTTTGAAGCGCCTGAAGTACCGCAACGTGCAAACCCGCACCGGCGACGGTTACGGCGGCTGGCCCGAGGCGGCGCCGTTCGACGCCATCATCGTGACCGCCGCGCCCGACCACGTTCCGCCCGCGCTTATCGCCCAGCTGAAGCCCGGCGGCCGCTTGGTCATTCCCGTTGGCACGCTGTTCCAGGAGCTGATGGTGGTTCAGAAAAAGGCGGACGGCACGACCATCAACGAGCAGATCGTGCCCGTGCGCTTCGTGCCGCTCACCCGCGAGACTGACTAA
- the trxA gene encoding thioredoxin → MANAVSDSTFDQEVLKSTEPVLVDFFAEWCGPCKAMAPALEQVAKEMQGKVKVVKLDVDQNPGVTGKYGIRAMPTLILFKNGQVTAQHTGALVQKKKLEDWINTSVA, encoded by the coding sequence ATGGCAAACGCAGTGTCCGACAGCACCTTCGATCAGGAGGTTTTGAAGTCCACGGAGCCGGTTCTCGTGGACTTTTTTGCGGAGTGGTGCGGCCCCTGCAAGGCCATGGCCCCGGCGCTGGAGCAGGTCGCCAAGGAGATGCAGGGCAAGGTCAAAGTCGTGAAGCTCGACGTCGACCAGAACCCGGGCGTGACCGGCAAGTACGGCATCCGTGCCATGCCGACGCTGATCCTGTTCAAGAACGGGCAGGTGACGGCGCAGCACACCGGCGCGCTGGTGCAGAAGAAGAAGCTCGAGGACTGGATCAACACCTCGGTCGCCTGA
- the addA gene encoding double-strand break repair helicase AddA produces MSLRRPESDLDRTKRAQRDAADPRASVWVSANAGTGKTHVLTQRVLRLMLAGTKPERILCLTYTKAAAAEMAKRVFDTLAKWVTAADAPLAAQIAELCDRPVTMEEVAFARTLFAVAIETPGGLKVQTIHSFCERLLQRFPLEAGVAPGFTVLDDMTSKVLLREAIDATLMEATGGSSDKQKRALEAVIPYAAEDRFDEVLRAALAERRWLDSAVRIDFGDHADELAGLEAAYRKSFKVRADVALDDIVSDMADVVSDADLARLKGALSSGGKSDQELAHSIGEALAATSSPARAAALEDYFCTAKGARTRLMTNAVKAEYPDLDAAFGTAQLRFTALHEERRGLRAIVATIALHRLAGAVLQRYTLAKARRAALDYDDLISKSVYLLSGQDLAAWVMFKLDRGIDHILVDEAQDTSPEQWQIVESLAREFFTGTGQQEVARTLFAVGDEKQSIYSFQGAAPHQFAEMGARFEKMSGKESWRRVPLDLSFRTVAPVLGAVDRVFADHGRTPGLSTEGAIVRHAVHRLGHGGVVEIWPTEVPDSDTSADPWLPLDEKTGRAPAERLADRIATTIKRWFDSGEMLASEGRPVRAGDILILVRKRRPFAGPMVAALKMRGIRVAGADRLRLSEQIAVEDLLSLGDFLTLPEDDLALAEVLKSPLIGLDDDDLLSLAAGRKGTLWKALIDNAGGNPGYRVAADTLKRWRARADFVPPFEFFSSILDREGGRAKFLSRLGAEAADPIDEFLNLALGYDDAEAPSLTGFLAYLREADREVKRDMEHGRDEVRVMTVHGAKGLEAPIVFLPDTCSTATGGPITSLLDIENLELPQVIDGTPFVWSVKGTSGHAAITAAKRVRTERETEERNRLLYVAMTRARDRLYIAGFEGKAGQSTGCWYELITGALRGDMQEADGADGSRVWRTVEPQSTPAKPRDSAHKQDAAAAQLPAWATSAAPREVSLSIPLAPSRLEAYAPDESGDPLPTQPARHRPTQDEPPPPSPAGQTGDNRFLRGTLTHALLQHLPALPSAGWEKAARGFLDLRGGALSSATRKGIAKETLAILTSAEFAPLFGPQSRAEVPIVAVIPNPHGKGPPLKLTGQLDRVVDLGHEVLIVDYKTNRPPPAKVEQVAAAYLFQLAAYRLALREIYAGRRVKTALLWTDGPRIMPIPDLLLDEFTGRLWALDVSHLDASGPHS; encoded by the coding sequence ATGAGCCTCCGCCGCCCAGAGAGCGATCTGGATCGCACGAAGCGTGCGCAGCGCGACGCTGCCGACCCGCGCGCGTCGGTGTGGGTTAGCGCCAACGCCGGCACGGGCAAGACGCACGTGCTGACCCAGCGGGTGCTGCGCCTGATGCTCGCCGGCACCAAGCCGGAGCGTATCCTCTGCCTCACCTACACGAAGGCTGCCGCCGCCGAGATGGCGAAGCGCGTGTTCGATACGCTTGCCAAATGGGTAACGGCGGCGGACGCCCCGCTCGCGGCCCAGATCGCCGAGCTGTGCGACCGGCCCGTGACGATGGAGGAAGTGGCCTTCGCACGCACGTTGTTCGCCGTGGCGATCGAGACACCCGGCGGCCTCAAGGTGCAGACCATCCATTCGTTCTGCGAGCGCCTGCTGCAGCGCTTCCCGTTGGAGGCGGGCGTCGCGCCGGGCTTCACGGTGCTCGACGACATGACGTCCAAGGTGCTGCTGCGCGAGGCGATCGACGCAACGTTGATGGAGGCCACCGGCGGCAGCTCAGACAAGCAGAAGCGGGCGCTCGAAGCGGTGATCCCGTACGCGGCCGAGGACCGGTTCGACGAGGTGTTGCGCGCCGCGCTGGCCGAGCGCCGCTGGCTCGACAGCGCCGTGCGCATCGACTTCGGCGATCACGCCGACGAGCTGGCCGGGCTGGAGGCCGCCTACCGCAAGAGCTTCAAGGTCCGCGCTGACGTCGCGCTCGACGACATCGTCAGCGACATGGCCGACGTGGTCAGCGACGCCGACCTCGCGCGGCTCAAAGGAGCATTGAGCAGCGGCGGCAAAAGCGATCAAGAGTTGGCCCACAGCATCGGCGAGGCATTGGCCGCAACGTCGAGTCCCGCGCGCGCCGCAGCGCTCGAAGATTATTTCTGCACGGCCAAGGGCGCGCGCACCCGGCTGATGACCAACGCCGTCAAGGCGGAGTATCCCGACCTCGACGCGGCGTTCGGCACGGCGCAGCTGCGCTTCACCGCACTGCATGAGGAACGCCGCGGTCTGCGCGCCATCGTCGCCACCATCGCCTTGCATCGCCTCGCCGGTGCAGTGCTGCAGCGCTACACGCTGGCAAAGGCGCGCCGCGCCGCGCTCGACTATGACGACCTGATCTCCAAGAGCGTCTACCTGCTCAGCGGCCAGGATCTCGCCGCCTGGGTGATGTTCAAGCTCGACCGCGGCATCGACCACATCCTGGTCGACGAGGCGCAGGACACAAGCCCCGAGCAGTGGCAGATCGTCGAGTCGCTGGCGCGCGAGTTCTTCACCGGCACCGGCCAGCAGGAGGTCGCGCGCACGCTGTTCGCCGTGGGCGACGAGAAGCAGTCGATCTACTCGTTCCAGGGCGCCGCGCCGCATCAGTTTGCGGAGATGGGCGCTCGCTTTGAAAAGATGAGCGGCAAGGAGAGCTGGCGGCGCGTTCCCCTCGATTTGTCGTTCCGCACCGTCGCGCCGGTGCTCGGCGCCGTCGACCGCGTGTTCGCCGATCATGGACGCACGCCGGGCCTCTCGACCGAGGGCGCGATCGTGCGCCACGCGGTGCACCGATTGGGGCATGGCGGCGTCGTCGAGATCTGGCCGACCGAAGTGCCCGACTCAGACACTAGCGCCGACCCGTGGCTGCCCCTCGACGAGAAGACCGGTCGCGCCCCGGCCGAGCGCCTCGCCGATCGCATCGCCACGACGATCAAGCGCTGGTTCGACAGCGGCGAGATGCTCGCCTCCGAGGGCCGGCCGGTGCGCGCCGGAGACATTCTGATCCTCGTGCGCAAGCGCCGCCCGTTCGCCGGACCGATGGTCGCCGCCCTGAAGATGCGCGGCATCCGGGTGGCCGGCGCCGACCGCCTGCGCTTGAGCGAGCAGATCGCCGTGGAGGATCTGCTGTCGCTGGGCGATTTCCTCACCCTGCCGGAGGACGACCTGGCGCTGGCCGAGGTCTTGAAGAGCCCGCTGATCGGGCTCGACGACGACGACCTTCTGTCGCTAGCGGCCGGGCGCAAGGGCACGCTGTGGAAGGCGCTGATCGACAATGCGGGCGGCAACCCCGGTTACCGGGTGGCGGCCGACACCCTGAAGCGCTGGCGGGCGCGCGCCGACTTCGTGCCGCCGTTCGAATTCTTCTCATCGATCCTCGACCGCGAGGGCGGCCGCGCCAAATTTCTTTCCCGGCTCGGCGCCGAAGCGGCGGACCCGATCGACGAATTCCTCAACCTGGCGCTCGGCTACGACGATGCCGAAGCGCCGTCGCTGACCGGGTTCCTCGCGTACCTGCGGGAAGCCGACCGCGAGGTGAAGCGCGATATGGAGCATGGGCGCGACGAGGTCCGGGTGATGACCGTGCACGGCGCCAAGGGCCTCGAGGCGCCCATCGTGTTCCTTCCAGATACCTGCTCGACGGCGACGGGTGGCCCGATCACGTCGCTGCTCGACATCGAAAACCTGGAGCTGCCGCAGGTCATCGACGGGACGCCGTTCGTGTGGAGCGTCAAAGGCACGAGCGGACACGCCGCGATCACCGCCGCGAAACGCGTGCGCACCGAGCGCGAGACGGAGGAGCGCAACCGCCTGCTCTACGTCGCCATGACGCGCGCGCGCGACCGGCTCTATATCGCCGGGTTCGAGGGCAAGGCCGGCCAATCCACTGGCTGCTGGTACGAGCTGATCACCGGCGCGCTGCGTGGCGACATGCAAGAAGCGGACGGCGCCGACGGCAGCCGTGTGTGGCGCACGGTCGAGCCGCAATCGACCCCGGCGAAGCCGCGCGATTCAGCCCATAAGCAGGACGCGGCGGCAGCGCAGCTGCCGGCGTGGGCCACCAGCGCCGCGCCGCGCGAGGTCTCGCTGTCCATTCCGCTGGCACCGTCGCGGCTCGAAGCCTATGCGCCGGACGAGAGTGGCGATCCCCTCCCCACGCAACCTGCCCGCCACCGCCCGACCCAGGACGAGCCGCCGCCACCCTCCCCGGCGGGGCAGACGGGCGACAATCGCTTCCTGCGCGGAACGCTGACGCATGCGTTGCTGCAGCACTTGCCGGCGCTGCCGTCTGCCGGCTGGGAGAAGGCCGCGCGCGGCTTCCTCGACCTGCGCGGCGGCGCCCTGTCGAGCGCCACCCGCAAGGGCATCGCCAAGGAGACGCTGGCGATCCTCACCTCGGCGGAGTTCGCCCCCCTGTTCGGGCCGCAGAGCCGGGCCGAGGTGCCGATTGTCGCCGTGATCCCCAACCCGCACGGCAAGGGTCCGCCGCTCAAGCTCACCGGCCAGCTCGACCGCGTCGTGGACCTCGGCCACGAGGTTCTGATCGTCGACTACAAGACCAACCGGCCGCCTCCCGCCAAGGTAGAACAGGTTGCAGCGGCTTATTTATTCCAGCTCGCCGCCTACCGTTTGGCCCTGCGCGAAATTTATGCAGGCCGCCGCGTCAAGACGGCGCTGCTCTGGACGGACGGCCCGCGCATCATGCCGATCCCTGATTTGCTGTTAGACGAATTTACCGGTCGGCTCTGGGCGCTGGACGTTAGTCACCTTGACGCTAGCGGGCCGCATTCCTAA